The following coding sequences lie in one Rutidosis leptorrhynchoides isolate AG116_Rl617_1_P2 chromosome 4, CSIRO_AGI_Rlap_v1, whole genome shotgun sequence genomic window:
- the LOC139841330 gene encoding sodium/calcium exchanger NCL-like — translation MTSVRFTLIVFTIIIGLQVKGRLIELKTYPTTSMISDGIHDDPDDTNLHLADDSKLFISATLYGDETRCESMYGFLPCANTMQEGVFLMIMYTYLMMLGEEWIHKGSEALFMLMGDKAFGASVFRVLMAMPRIVLVIVSAFMGTESAAQNQVAFGFGMYAGSTVITLTFIWGFRIILSRDTLRGKGSTKKDEHQQHDESTKCLSLTQKLSILNDTGVNIDKGTGDVASIMLLSLIPFATVELVGLTNTPGSILFALVLSGLFVLAYFAHQIGNPLLAARTMAYLRQENLQGRFIDHVQKLAEKKLIDEQGNPDHEAFKNIFIKYDNDKDMCISHTELEHLIDEVFGLNNKTISKEYAKAEILTHFDDDKSQKINVEEFEKGCTKWLQKWKNDASTSASIWKKVEIIAVRNKRAEITHIDKIMPRIMNQLVLTQQQLVKDGKPNREKIEGMFSNYDKDNNNEIQLEELSDFIRGIDFGVELDHNAVLDGIVKEFDHDGNLTIGKQEFIDGFVKWIEKAMNHDPSISEPQKAFDKFDKDSWREIDAPMPLEIPKAHILYVIFGVGIMYLISGAFMQSVIQFSNAAHIPFRFTSFVMAPLAMNTRMVITALLNVGVPHATKNASLTFSEMYNGLVMNNLLGLLTLLITVYVKQLSWIYSDEVLSIMIPCAMIGLFAFSRDTYPLWASISAMFLYPISIYIYYLMAP, via the exons ATGACAAGTGTTCGCTTTACTTTGATCGTGTTTACGATAATTATTGGCTTGCAGGTGAAAGGGAGGTTGATAGAACTCAAAACATATCCAACAACATCAATGATCTCAGATGGGATTCATGATGACCCTGATGATACTAATCTTCATTTGGCCGATGATTCTAAATTATTTATTTCTGCAACATTATATGGTGATGAGACGAGGTGCGAAAGTATGTACGGGTTCTTGCCATGTGCGAATACGATGCAAGAAGGTGTGTTCTTGATGATTATGTATACGTATCTTATGATGTTGGGGGAAGAATGGATACATAAAGGAAGTGAAGCTTTGTTTATGTTGATGGGCGATAAGGCATTTGGTGCTAGTGTTTTTCGGGTGCTTATGGCTATGCCTAGAATCGTCCTAGTCATCG TGTCTGCTTTTATGGGTACAGAATCTGCTGCCCAAAATCAAGTGGCATTTGGGTTTGGCATGTATGCAGGATCAACCGTAATCACTCTCACATTCATATGGGGATTTCGAATAATACTTAGTAGAGATACTCTTCGCGGAAAGGGATCAACTAAAAAAGATGAACATCAACAACATGATGAATCAACAAAATGCTTAAGCCTTACACAAAAGCTCTCCATTCTGAATG ATACTGGAGTTAATATCGATAAGGGGACCGGAGATGTAGCATCTATAATGCTTCTATCACTGATTCCCTTTGCCACAGTTGAACTAGTAGGTCTAACCAACACTCCGGGCTCGATTTTGTTTGCACTCGTGCTATCAGGCCTGTTTGTACTTGCATACTTTGCTCATCAG ATAGGGAATCCATTGCTTGCTGCCAGAACTATGGCATACTTGAGGCAAGAAAATTTACAAGGGCGCTTTATCGACCATGTACAGAAGCTTGCAGAAAAGAAACTTATTGATGAGCAAGGAAACCCTGATCATGAGGCCTTTAAAAA TATATTTATAAAATATGACAATGATAAAGACATGTGCATATCACATACTGAATTGGAACATTTGATCGATGAGGTATTCGGATTGAACAATAAGACTATCTCAAAGGAGTATGCGAAAGCAGAGATTTTGACACACTTTGACGATGACAAAAGTCAAAAGATCAATGTGGAAGAGTTTGAAAAGGGGTGCACTAAGTGGCTGCAAAAATGGAAGAATGATGCATCAACATCTGCAAGTATTTGGAAAAAG GTTGAAATAATAGCAGTTAGAAACAAGCGCGCTGAGATCACACATATTGATAAAATCATGCCAAGAATCATGAATCAGTTAGTTCTTACACAACAGCAACTAGTGAAAGATGGTAAACCTAACAGAGAAAAGATAGAAGG GATGTTTTCTAACTACGACAAAGATAATAACAATGAAATACAACTAGAAGAGTTAAGCGATTTTATTAGAGGCATTGATTTCGGAGTAGAACTAGATCATAACGCAGTGTTGGATGGAATAGTAAAGGAATTCGACCATGATGGTAATCTTACAATTGGGAAACAAGAATTTATAGATGGATTCGTTAAATGGATCGAAAAAGCCATGAATCACGATCCAAGCATCTCAGAACCGCAAAAAGCATTCGATAAGTTTGATAAG gATAGTTGGAGAGAAATCGACGCTCCCATGCCGTTGGAGATACCAAAAGCACATATTTTGTATGTTATATTCGGAGTTGGTATAATGTACTTGATATCAGGAGCGTTTATGCAAAGTGTCATACAATTTTCAAATGCAGCTCACATACCGTTTCGCTTTACATCATTTGTTATGGCTCCACTTGCAATGAACACTAGAATGGTAATTACAGCGCTCCTCAACGTTGGAGTACCACACGCTACGAAGAACGCTTCTTTGACATTTTCGGAG ATGTACAATGGATTAGTGATGAATAACCTTCTAGGTTTGTTAACATTGCTCATTACTGTATATGTCAAACAATTATCTTGGATATATTCCGATGAGGTGCTATCGATCATGATACCTTGCGCGATGATTGGCTTATTCGCGTTTAGCCGTGACACCTACCCGTTGTGGGCTTCCATCTCTGCGATGTTTCTGTACCCGATCTCGATCTACATATATTATCTTATGGCTCCTTAA